In Chrysiogenes arsenatis DSM 11915, the following proteins share a genomic window:
- a CDS encoding D-2-hydroxyacid dehydrogenase gives MNIVVLDGYTMNPGDLDWSLLERLGNCTIHHRTEADKIVAHAQGAEIVLTNKTPLSAQTIAALPKLQYIGVLATGVNVVDLAAARERGIVVTNAPGYSTASVVQMMFALLLEMTQQVGHHAERVRNGAWCQCADFSFHERPLLELAGKTLGIVGFGQIGQQVARVATAFGMRVLVSTAHPEKYQAESIFTFTSLDEVFAHSDVVSLNCPLTEQTNNMVNGKRLLTMKTGALLVNTGRGQLIDDVAVAQALHDGHLGGYASDVMSQEPPRAENPLLSAPRCFLTPHIAWATAEARQRLLVIVVENIQAFLQGTPCHRVA, from the coding sequence ATGAACATTGTCGTACTTGACGGCTACACCATGAACCCCGGCGATCTCGACTGGAGTCTGCTCGAGCGGCTTGGGAACTGCACGATTCATCACCGCACCGAAGCCGACAAGATAGTGGCACATGCCCAAGGTGCCGAAATCGTACTCACCAACAAAACGCCGCTCTCGGCACAAACAATCGCCGCATTGCCAAAATTGCAATACATCGGCGTGCTAGCGACGGGAGTAAATGTAGTTGATCTTGCCGCCGCACGTGAACGCGGCATTGTGGTGACAAATGCTCCCGGTTACAGCACCGCATCAGTCGTACAAATGATGTTTGCGCTGTTGCTTGAAATGACACAGCAGGTGGGGCACCATGCCGAGCGAGTGCGTAATGGCGCATGGTGCCAGTGCGCGGACTTCAGCTTTCATGAGCGCCCGTTGCTCGAGTTGGCAGGAAAAACCTTAGGCATTGTCGGATTCGGGCAGATCGGGCAACAAGTCGCGCGAGTAGCAACAGCGTTCGGCATGCGTGTGTTGGTCAGCACTGCCCATCCGGAAAAATATCAGGCAGAGAGTATATTTACGTTTACCAGCCTTGACGAAGTATTTGCCCACAGCGATGTTGTGAGCCTGAATTGCCCTTTAACCGAGCAAACAAATAATATGGTGAATGGCAAGCGGCTATTGACAATGAAGACTGGCGCGCTATTGGTCAACACTGGACGAGGGCAATTGATCGACGATGTGGCGGTTGCACAAGCCTTGCATGATGGCCATTTAGGCGGATATGCCAGTGATGTCATGTCGCAGGAGCCACCACGCGCAGAAAATCCACTCCTGAGTGCTCCACGCTGCTTTCTCACACCGCACATCGCTTGGGCAACCGCCGAAGCCCGCCAACGCTTACTCGTGATTGTAGTGGAAAATATTCAGGCATTTTTACAGGGAACTCCGTGCCATCGCGTAGCCTGA